Proteins co-encoded in one Nitratireductor kimnyeongensis genomic window:
- the purB gene encoding adenylosuccinate lyase → MIPRYSRPEMAAIWSPETKFRIWFEIEAHAADAMAELGIVPKEAAKTIWEKAGNATFDIDRIDEIERETKHDVIAFLTHLAEIVGPEARFVHQGMTSSDVLDTCLSVQLVRATDILLDDLDKLLAALKKRAFEHKDTVTIGRSHGIHAEPTTFGVKLAQAYAEFERCRTRLINAREEIATCAISGAVGTFANIDPSVEAHVAEKMGLKPEPVSTQVIPRDRHAMYFATLAVIASSIERLSVEVRHLQRTEVLEAEEYFSPGQKGSSAMPHKRNPVLSENLTGLARMVRAYAMPAMENVALWHERDISHSSVERMIGPDATVTLDFALMRLTGMMEKLVVYPETMDKNLNKFRGLVHSQRVLLALTQAGVSREDAYRLVQRNAMKVWEQGADFLEELLGDKDVRAALSEDEIREKFDLGYHTKHVDTIFERVFGES, encoded by the coding sequence ATGATCCCGCGCTATTCGCGGCCGGAAATGGCCGCAATCTGGTCGCCCGAGACCAAGTTCCGCATCTGGTTCGAAATCGAGGCTCACGCCGCAGACGCGATGGCCGAGCTCGGCATCGTGCCGAAGGAAGCCGCCAAGACCATCTGGGAAAAGGCAGGCAATGCCACCTTCGATATCGACCGCATTGACGAGATCGAGCGCGAAACGAAGCATGACGTCATCGCCTTCCTGACGCATCTGGCAGAGATCGTCGGCCCCGAGGCCCGCTTCGTGCACCAGGGCATGACCTCTTCGGATGTGCTCGACACCTGCCTCAGCGTCCAGCTCGTGCGCGCCACCGATATCCTTCTGGACGATCTCGACAAGCTGCTCGCCGCCTTGAAGAAACGCGCTTTCGAGCACAAGGATACCGTCACCATTGGCCGCAGCCACGGCATCCATGCCGAGCCGACCACCTTCGGCGTCAAGCTGGCGCAGGCCTATGCCGAGTTCGAGCGCTGCCGTACTCGCCTCATCAACGCGCGTGAGGAAATCGCTACCTGCGCCATCTCCGGCGCGGTCGGCACCTTTGCCAACATCGATCCCAGCGTCGAGGCCCACGTTGCGGAGAAGATGGGCCTGAAGCCAGAGCCGGTCTCCACACAGGTCATCCCGCGTGATCGCCATGCCATGTATTTCGCCACGCTCGCCGTGATCGCCTCCTCCATCGAGCGGCTCTCGGTCGAGGTGCGTCACCTGCAGCGCACCGAGGTTCTGGAGGCGGAAGAGTACTTCTCGCCGGGCCAGAAGGGCTCGTCGGCCATGCCGCACAAGCGCAACCCGGTCCTGTCGGAAAATCTGACCGGCCTTGCCCGCATGGTGCGCGCCTACGCCATGCCCGCCATGGAGAACGTGGCGCTCTGGCACGAGCGCGACATTTCGCACTCCTCCGTGGAGCGCATGATCGGCCCGGATGCCACCGTCACGCTCGATTTCGCTCTCATGCGTCTGACCGGCATGATGGAAAAGCTGGTCGTCTATCCCGAAACCATGGACAAGAACCTCAACAAGTTCCGCGGCCTCGTCCATTCGCAGCGTGTGCTTCTGGCGCTCACCCAGGCGGGCGTGTCACGCGAGGATGCCTATCGGCTGGTGCAGAGAAATGCCATGAAGGTCTGGGAACAGGGTGCCGATTTCCTTGAAGAGCTTCTGGGCGACAAGGATGTGCGCGCCGCGCTCTCGGAAGACGAAATCCGCGAAAAATTCGACCTTGGTTACCACACCAAGCATGTGGACACGATCTTCGAGCGGGTCTTCGGCGAAAGCTGA
- a CDS encoding DUF2259 domain-containing protein, giving the protein MKQFLMALCAALLAASPAAHAGDTPSVEVLGFSDDGSTFAFEEFGVQDGSGFAYANRYFIDTANDSFLPGTPIRVTLEQDGASISDARAEARTQSQSVIADSELAENRGFTAGWNVVTEQSADPFRMAVNPRPVFPSIDSPLEFRLDELSMPDGAECYGFGEPAGFRLTRIGTEAGAETVLVHEDSAIPQSRGCPLGYSISGIQTFYPEGGTPVFAVMIAVRKVGFEGPDHRFIAVTGRF; this is encoded by the coding sequence ATGAAACAGTTTCTCATGGCACTGTGCGCCGCACTCCTTGCCGCCTCGCCCGCTGCTCATGCAGGAGACACGCCCTCGGTCGAGGTTCTCGGCTTTTCAGACGACGGTTCCACATTCGCCTTCGAGGAATTCGGTGTGCAGGACGGGTCCGGCTTCGCTTACGCCAATCGCTATTTCATCGATACCGCCAATGACAGCTTCCTGCCCGGCACGCCCATCCGCGTGACCCTTGAACAGGACGGAGCCAGCATTTCCGATGCACGCGCTGAAGCCAGAACACAGTCTCAATCTGTCATTGCAGACAGCGAGCTTGCTGAAAACCGTGGTTTCACCGCCGGCTGGAACGTCGTGACGGAACAATCGGCCGACCCCTTCCGCATGGCCGTCAATCCCCGTCCGGTCTTTCCCTCCATCGACAGCCCCCTCGAATTCCGACTTGATGAACTATCCATGCCGGATGGAGCCGAATGTTACGGCTTCGGCGAACCAGCCGGCTTTCGCCTCACACGCATCGGTACAGAGGCCGGGGCAGAAACCGTTCTTGTGCATGAAGACAGCGCGATCCCGCAAAGTCGCGGTTGTCCCCTCGGTTACAGCATCAGCGGCATTCAGACATTCTACCCGGAAGGCGGCACACCGGTTTTTGCGGTGATGATCGCCGTGCGCAAAGTGGGCTTTGAAGGGCCCGATCACCGCTTCATCGCCGTCACAGGGCGGTTCTAG